A window from Sphingobacteriales bacterium encodes these proteins:
- a CDS encoding nucleoside deaminase, with protein sequence MIESFTDEYFMKKALEEAALAYQEDEVPIGAVVVMGNTIIGRGHNQIERLNDVTAHAEILAITAASAYLGSKYLKECKIYVTLEPCVMCAYAIQSAQLPEMIFAADDPKEGYRQFIPSVVHAQMLVKSGILAEKSSGLILEFFNNKRQRK encoded by the coding sequence ATGATAGAAAGTTTCACGGATGAATATTTTATGAAGAAAGCCCTCGAAGAAGCAGCGCTGGCGTATCAGGAGGATGAGGTTCCCATCGGAGCTGTGGTGGTGATGGGAAATACCATCATTGGCAGGGGACATAATCAGATTGAAAGGCTTAATGATGTTACGGCTCATGCTGAAATACTGGCAATAACAGCTGCTTCGGCTTATCTGGGCTCAAAGTATCTGAAAGAATGCAAAATTTACGTAACCCTTGAACCTTGTGTGATGTGTGCTTATGCCATTCAATCGGCTCAACTCCCGGAGATGATATTTGCAGCAGATGACCCCAAAGAAGGGTACCGTCAATTCATCCCCTCCGTAGTCCATGCTCAGATGCTTGTAAAATCAGGTATTTTGGCTGAAAAAAGCTCCGGGCTGATTCTGGAATTTTTTAACAACAAAAGACAGAGAAAATGA
- a CDS encoding bifunctional oligoribonuclease/PAP phosphatase NrnA encodes MKDFEKIKTLLAGKINILITTHVRPDADAIGSSLALFHFLTKSGFHASLVLPNAPAEYYQWFPGIDEAFIFDKNAEKIKQIVSESELIAVVDFSQLSRNGELGKLIASSSAPKIVIDHHPEPEMIFDAYCWDISYCAAAEAVFELLEFLDEKMLKDKIISECIYAALIADSGSFSYSGVSPGTHLIAAKLMENGIDHSRLDKLIFKSFTSKRLFFWGYCLSEKLTLYYDERLAVIAVSAEEFNRFQTDYTDTENLVNMPMMIEKVRVSVLIVERGKKIKLSFRSKGDIPVNEVAKDYFEGGGHKNAAGGDSLLSLEKTVELVVEKVKGFLEGFHEN; translated from the coding sequence ATGAAAGATTTTGAGAAAATAAAAACGTTGCTGGCAGGGAAAATAAATATTCTCATCACCACTCATGTCAGGCCGGATGCCGATGCCATCGGTTCTTCCCTTGCATTGTTCCATTTTCTGACTAAATCAGGCTTCCATGCTTCCCTTGTATTGCCAAATGCTCCGGCAGAATATTATCAATGGTTCCCCGGTATTGACGAAGCCTTCATCTTTGATAAAAATGCAGAAAAAATAAAACAGATTGTTTCTGAATCAGAACTGATAGCGGTAGTTGACTTCAGCCAGCTGAGCCGTAATGGTGAGCTCGGGAAACTGATAGCCTCATCATCAGCACCTAAAATTGTCATCGACCATCATCCTGAACCTGAAATGATTTTTGATGCCTATTGCTGGGATATTTCCTATTGTGCTGCCGCAGAAGCAGTGTTTGAACTGCTTGAGTTTCTCGATGAAAAAATGCTGAAAGACAAGATCATTTCAGAATGTATTTATGCAGCCCTGATAGCCGACAGCGGCTCCTTCAGTTATTCCGGAGTCAGCCCGGGCACACATCTGATTGCTGCAAAACTCATGGAAAACGGTATTGACCACAGCCGCCTCGATAAACTTATTTTTAAAAGTTTTACCTCGAAAAGACTGTTTTTCTGGGGCTACTGCCTGTCGGAAAAGCTCACATTGTATTATGACGAGCGGCTTGCCGTCATAGCCGTATCGGCAGAAGAATTCAACCGTTTTCAAACCGATTATACTGATACCGAAAACCTTGTAAATATGCCCATGATGATTGAAAAGGTAAGGGTTTCGGTGCTGATTGTTGAAAGAGGGAAAAAAATCAAGCTTTCTTTTCGCAGCAAAGGCGATATTCCTGTCAATGAAGTGGCAAAAGATTATTTTGAAGGAGGCGGGCATAAAAACGCTGCCGGTGGAGATTCATTGCTAAGTCTTGAAAAGACAGTCGAGCTGGTGGTGGAAAAGGTAAAGGGATTTCTGGAAGGTTTTCACGAAAATTGA